From Streptomyces sp. TLI_235, a single genomic window includes:
- a CDS encoding putative enzyme related to lactoylglutathione lyase: protein MEGRQEPRYPEEWSPMIGKLQCVVLDCHYPAGLAHFYAAVLGGEIDRPDPRWSLDAEWSTVHTPDGMVLGFQRVDDFRPPMWPDPAHPQQLHLDIDVEDLDAADEKVVALGAVLKAAESGWRVYVDPAGHPFCLVGPGGDAA from the coding sequence ATGGAAGGGCGGCAGGAGCCCCGCTACCCCGAGGAGTGGTCACCGATGATCGGCAAGCTGCAGTGCGTCGTCCTGGACTGCCACTACCCGGCCGGGCTGGCCCACTTCTACGCGGCCGTGCTGGGCGGCGAGATCGACCGTCCCGACCCGCGCTGGTCGCTGGACGCAGAGTGGTCGACCGTCCACACCCCGGACGGCATGGTGCTGGGCTTCCAGCGGGTCGACGACTTCCGTCCGCCGATGTGGCCCGACCCGGCCCACCCGCAGCAACTCCACCTGGACATCGACGTCGAGGACCTCGACGCCGCCGACGAGAAGGTGGTGGCGCTCGGCGCGGTGCTGAAGGCCGCCGAGTCCGGCTGGCGGGTGTACGTGGACCCGGCCGGCCACCCGTTCTGCCTGGTCGGCCCGGGCGGCGACGCGGCCTGA
- a CDS encoding kynurenine formamidase: MAPTLIDLTHPLTSGMPVYPGDPEVELRPALTTDTAGVNVLALHLGSQAGTHVDAPYHVDVTWPTLDGLPLELFTGPAVVADLRGMAPRSAVTADQLAPALAECAPGAVLLLATGWPRHWGSEHYLAHPYLSREAAEAIVAAGVRTVGVDALSVDRTPDPGPADPAVAALLAELADEHDPAGEEPTLAAHRVLLGRPGGGVIAENLTDLTPLLAAREAGAAVEVSLFPLRLAAADGAPVRAVARVG, from the coding sequence ATGGCGCCGACGCTGATCGACCTCACCCATCCGCTCACCAGCGGCATGCCGGTCTACCCGGGGGACCCGGAGGTGGAGCTGCGGCCCGCCCTCACCACGGACACCGCCGGGGTCAACGTGCTGGCGCTGCATCTGGGTTCGCAGGCCGGGACGCACGTGGACGCCCCGTACCACGTGGACGTCACGTGGCCGACGCTGGACGGGCTGCCGCTGGAGCTGTTCACCGGGCCCGCGGTGGTCGCGGACCTGCGCGGGATGGCACCGCGCAGCGCGGTGACGGCGGATCAGCTCGCCCCGGCGCTCGCCGAGTGCGCGCCCGGCGCGGTGCTGCTGCTGGCCACCGGCTGGCCGCGGCACTGGGGCAGCGAGCACTACCTGGCCCACCCGTACCTGTCCCGGGAGGCCGCGGAGGCGATCGTGGCGGCGGGGGTGCGGACCGTCGGGGTGGACGCCCTCTCGGTGGACCGGACGCCGGACCCGGGCCCGGCCGACCCGGCGGTGGCGGCGCTGCTGGCGGAGCTGGCGGACGAGCACGACCCGGCCGGGGAGGAGCCCACGCTGGCGGCGCACCGGGTGCTGCTGGGCCGGCCCGGCGGCGGGGTGATCGCCGAGAACCTCACCGATCTGACCCCGCTGCTGGCGGCCCGGGAGGCGGGGGCCGCGGTGGAGGTGTCGCTGTTCCCGCTGCGGCTGGCGGCGGCGGACGGCGCGCCGGTGCGGGCGGTGGCGCGGGTGGGCTGA
- a CDS encoding 4-hydroxy-3-polyprenylbenzoate decarboxylase, with translation MNDSQVRRPWVVGVSGASGTPYAASVIRALLAAGETVDLVVSRAARLTILDETGISYRDAHWREDLARWIGTDDLDGVRHWAAGDFAAGPSSGSYPAKGMLVVPATTGAVAGIALGLSKDLLQRAAAVTLKERRPLVVCLRETPLDGVTLKHLVELDAQGAVVLPASPGFYAGGSTARELVDFVAGRVLDAVGVPHTLYRRWEGELGAAAKAE, from the coding sequence ATGAACGATTCGCAGGTGCGCAGGCCGTGGGTGGTGGGGGTGTCCGGCGCGTCCGGGACGCCGTACGCGGCGTCCGTGATCCGGGCGCTGCTCGCGGCCGGCGAGACGGTCGACCTGGTGGTCTCCCGGGCCGCCCGGCTGACCATCCTGGACGAGACCGGCATCTCCTACCGCGACGCCCACTGGCGCGAGGACCTGGCCCGCTGGATCGGCACCGACGACCTGGACGGCGTCCGCCACTGGGCGGCCGGCGACTTCGCGGCCGGCCCGTCCTCCGGCTCCTACCCGGCCAAGGGCATGCTGGTCGTCCCCGCGACCACCGGCGCGGTGGCCGGCATCGCACTCGGACTCAGCAAGGACCTGCTCCAGCGGGCCGCAGCCGTCACCCTCAAGGAGCGCCGCCCGCTGGTGGTCTGTCTGCGCGAGACACCCCTCGATGGGGTGACGTTGAAGCACCTGGTCGAGCTGGACGCGCAAGGCGCCGTGGTGCTGCCCGCCTCGCCGGGCTTCTACGCGGGCGGCTCCACCGCCCGCGAACTGGTCGACTTCGTGGCCGGCCGGGTGCTCGACGCGGTCGGTGTGCCGCACACGCTCTACCGCCGCTGGGAGGGCGAACTGGGCGCTGCGGCCAAGGCAGAGTGA
- a CDS encoding AsnC family transcriptional regulator, whose product MDTVDRQLIQALRENGRASYAELGRLVGLSGPSVTDRINRLEQAGVITGYRATVNPASLGFGVTALIGLQLTDAADHEDVAHRLKDLPEVEDCWFIAGDDSYMLKVRVPDVEGLESVVKRISGTKGVARTRTTVVLSTKWESRVSDLPLDTGE is encoded by the coding sequence ATGGACACAGTGGACAGACAGCTCATCCAGGCACTGCGGGAGAACGGCCGCGCCTCGTACGCGGAGCTCGGCCGGCTGGTCGGCCTGTCCGGTCCGAGCGTGACCGACCGCATCAACCGTCTGGAGCAGGCCGGGGTGATCACCGGCTACCGCGCCACCGTCAACCCGGCCTCGCTGGGCTTCGGCGTGACCGCCCTGATCGGCCTTCAGCTGACCGACGCCGCCGACCACGAGGACGTGGCCCACCGCCTCAAGGACCTTCCCGAGGTGGAGGACTGCTGGTTCATCGCCGGTGACGACTCGTACATGCTCAAGGTGCGCGTCCCGGACGTGGAGGGGCTGGAATCGGTCGTCAAGCGGATCTCCGGCACGAAAGGCGTGGCCCGCACCCGTACGACCGTCGTACTGTCCACCAAGTGGGAGAGCCGGGTCAGCGACCTGCCGCTGGACACCGGCGAGTGA